The following proteins come from a genomic window of Anopheles ziemanni chromosome 3, idAnoZiCoDA_A2_x.2, whole genome shotgun sequence:
- the LOC131284524 gene encoding myosin light chain alkali gives MLVKSNYGFNLLKADLKDVEIEKAQFVFSVYDWEGTGQIDAFDLGNALRALNLNPTLDLIGKMGGTQKRGEKKIKFDEFLPIFGQVKKEKEQGCYEDFLECLKLYDKEENGTMLLAELQHSLTALGERLDDNELEAVFKDCMDPEDDDGYIPYAPYLQRLCDHKPSEY, from the exons ATGTTAGTAAAAAGCAACTATGGGTTTAATTTGCTGAAA GCCGATCTGAAGGATGTTGAAATTGAAA AGGCGCAGTTCGTCTTCTCCGTCTACGATTGGGAAGGTACCGGCCAGATCGATGCCTTTGACCTCGGCAACGCCCTCCGCGCCCTGAACCTGAACCCGACGCTGGACCTCATCGGCAAGATGGGCGGCACCCAGAAGCGCGGCGAGAAGAAGATCAAGTTCGACGAGTTCCTGCCGATCTTCGGCCAGGTCAAGAAGGAGAAGGAACAGGGCTGCTACGAGGACTTCCTTGAGTGTCTGAAGCTGTACGACAAGGAGGAGAACGGCACCATGCTCCTGGCGGAACTCCAGCACAGCTTAACCGCGCTCG GTGAGAGACTGGATGATAACGAGCTGGAGGCTGTCTTCAAGGACTGCATGGACCCCGAGGATGATGACGGCTACATCCCATACGCAC
- the LOC131284525 gene encoding trichohyalin-like, whose protein sequence is MIKELYQPTEPKSHRPSYANQAVLLSSAKWEQMWKKVTNPTDKETEVLCQQEREFREYLKNGSKKMTSTWENTVQNIRDKKEAERLRRDKAKVEEDQRYYRELKAADEIKRKELIQKAEDLIQKDKVGPRVLESAAKFCEVLRGRELQRQFRHDQDRMQQVRKQSVDQQTTALGNHWLKSHGERLLEDRQRFDDYKRELKQTMVANQQAARQRKQDLIAEELASLEVIESEMRAQQERERQAQEASKEMRRLSALEAIRMAEDRRTRLRRETEIEDALIQIYTEGQQNIAGFRQGVHVTKHRFRDNSQQLKEALERQRAALAQEERNLQRAAEEKDRRASQREREQGEQQRQLKAARIQAHLDEIEWQRQREAEEAVLTRREYEERLKNVDVTFGFDRRKVADQTVRAHTQRRLLLDQIGEKETRERREADTTAELRYAKDNAERENKHFLQYAQDLISDAKVKGRPILPLLKTVQSYRKEHFHDFKDADVVPQHLLSRVPINNKLMEQGVLDAMPPRQRALVILKRSPLPVRLGGAELLSAIGATHVETSKDKNNATEDNGAPHEADGQGPDEKQDARSLIM, encoded by the exons ATGATCAAGGAACTGTACCAGCCGACGGAACCGAAGTCCCATCGACCGAGCTACGCCAACCAGGCGGTTCTGCTTAGTAGCGCCAAGTGGGAGCAGATGTGGAAGAAGGTCACCAATCCGACCGACAAGGAGACGGAGGTGCTCTGCCAGCAGGAGCGCGAGTTTCGCGAGTATCTGAAGAACGGCTCGAAGAAGATGACCAGCACCTGGGAGAACACGGTGCAGAACATCCGCGACAAGAAGGAGGCGGAACGGTTGCGCCGCGATAAGGCCAAGGTGGAGGAAG ATCAACGCTATTATCGGGAGCTGAAAGCGGCGGACGAGATCAAGCGTAAGGAACTGATTCAGAAGGCGGAGGATCTCATCCAGAAGGACAAGGTCGGCCCAAGGGTGCTGGAGAGTGCGGCCAAGTTCTGCGAGGTGCTGCGAGGTCGTGAGTTGCAGCGTCAGTTTCGCCATGACCAGGACCGGATGCAGCAGGTGCGTAAGCAATCGGTCGACCAGCAGACGACCGCCCTCGGCAACCACTGGCTGAAGTCGCACGGCGAGCGGCTGCTCGAGGATCGTCAGCGGTTCGACGACTACAAGCGCGAGCTGAAGCAGACGATGGTGGCGAATCAGCAAGCGGCACGGCAGCGGAAGCAGGACCTGATCGCCGAGGAGCTGGCCAGCCTGGAGGTGATCGAGAGCGAGATGCGGGCCCAGCAGGAGCGCGAGCGGCAGGCACAGGAGGCGAGCAAGGAAATGCGGCGGCTGAGTGCCCTCGAGGCGATACGAATGGCGGAGGATAGACGCACCCGGCTGCGGCGCGAAACCGAGATCGAGGACGCACTGATCCAGATCTACACCGAGGGTCAGCAGAACATCGCCGGCTTCCGGCAGGGTGTGCACGTGACCAAACATCGATTCCGGGACAACTCACAGCAGCTGAAGGAAGCGCTTGAGAGGCAGCGTGCGGCATTGGCTCAGGAGGAGCGCAACCTTCAGCGGGCGGCCGAGGAGAAGGACCGACGGGCGTCGCAACGAGAGCGCGAGCAGGGTGAACAGCAACGTCAGCTAAAGGCGGCCCGAATCCAGGCTCACTTGGACGAGATCGAATGGCAGAGGCAGCGCGAGGCGGAGGAGGCCGTCCTGACGCGACGTGAGTACGAGGAGCGCCTCAAGAACGTCGATGTGACGTTCGGGTTCGACCGGCGAAAGGTTGCGGACCAGACGGTGCGGGCACACACCCAACGTCGGCTGCTGTTGGACCAGATCGGCGAGAAGGAAACCCGCGAGCGACGGGAGGCGGACACGACGGCCGAGCTGCGCTACGCCAAGGATAATGCGGAGCGCGAGAACAAACACTTCCTCCAGTACGCCCAGGACCTGATCAGCGACGCCAAGGTGAAGGGACGTCCGATTCTGCCGCTGCTGAAGACGGTGCAGAGCTACCGGAAGGAGCACTTCCACGACTTCAAGGACGCCGACGTCGTCCCGCAGCACCTACTGTCGCGCGTCCCCATCAACAACAAGCTGATGGAGCAGGGCGTGCTGGACGCCATGCCGCCGCGTCAGCGGGCCCTCGTCATACTGAAGCGAAGTCCGCTTCCGGTGCGGCTCGGTGGCGCGGAGCTGCTATCGGCCATCGGAGCGACGCACGTCGAAACGTCGAAGGATAAAAATAACGCCACCGAAGATAACGGCGCCCCGCACGAGGCGGACGGGCAGGGGCCTGACGAGAAGCAAGACGCAAGAAGCTTGATTATGTAA